Proteins encoded in a region of the Leifsonia sp. PS1209 genome:
- a CDS encoding FAD-binding oxidoreductase encodes MSDLGVLGATLDGELLTPGVAGYDDVRRPRNVAFADVRPRAIVLCRSERDAVAAVRYAARSGLRLAPRGGGHCFAGRSSTDGMVLDLSALSGIDVRSDGTASIGAGARLGQVYRALCAHGRTLPGGCGAGVGIAGLTLGGGIGLLGRSAGLTSDRLVGARVVLADGAVVDCDAEREPDLFWALRGAGGGQFGVVTSFRFATIAEPDTVRVDARPHVLDLDAAAGLIGAWQRWAPGAPDALTVCLTVEGASGGPGVLVSLSGASTLPVVHTRELLDAFAATAPVPIELRLSGPMPFSALKDTLADDARSADGQPLRIRSEFFDGELSEGTLVRLATALTATAVTAAERGGGTRRLTFTPMGGGYDRVAEHETAFAHRGQRFLLEHAAAPGDDWVDVSWTTAHPEASGRVYPNFPDAALTDPVAAYHAGNAARLAEVKRHYDPHGFFRFPQAIDPGTTKHDTKEVRS; translated from the coding sequence ATGTCCGATCTCGGAGTGCTCGGTGCCACGCTCGACGGGGAACTGCTGACCCCGGGCGTCGCCGGATACGACGACGTGCGGCGGCCGCGCAACGTCGCCTTCGCCGATGTGCGGCCCCGCGCGATCGTGCTGTGCCGCTCCGAACGGGATGCGGTCGCCGCTGTCCGGTACGCCGCCCGCTCGGGCCTTCGCCTGGCCCCGCGCGGCGGAGGACATTGCTTCGCCGGGCGGTCGAGCACGGATGGCATGGTGCTCGACCTCTCCGCACTGTCGGGGATCGACGTACGGAGCGACGGGACGGCGTCGATCGGCGCCGGCGCCCGTCTCGGGCAGGTGTACCGGGCGCTCTGCGCGCACGGTCGCACGCTTCCCGGCGGCTGCGGCGCCGGTGTCGGGATCGCCGGTCTCACCCTCGGCGGCGGGATCGGGTTGCTCGGCCGCTCGGCCGGGCTCACCTCCGACCGGCTGGTCGGCGCGCGCGTCGTGCTCGCCGACGGCGCGGTGGTCGACTGCGACGCCGAACGCGAACCCGACCTGTTCTGGGCGCTGCGCGGCGCGGGAGGAGGGCAGTTCGGGGTGGTGACCTCGTTCCGGTTCGCCACCATCGCCGAACCCGACACCGTGCGGGTGGATGCACGCCCGCACGTCCTCGATCTCGATGCGGCCGCCGGGCTGATCGGGGCGTGGCAGCGGTGGGCTCCCGGTGCTCCGGATGCACTCACCGTCTGCCTCACGGTCGAGGGCGCATCCGGCGGGCCAGGCGTTCTGGTGAGCCTATCCGGCGCATCCACTCTTCCGGTGGTGCACACCCGCGAGCTGCTGGACGCGTTCGCCGCGACGGCGCCGGTGCCGATCGAGCTGCGGCTGAGCGGGCCGATGCCGTTCTCGGCTCTCAAAGACACGCTCGCCGACGACGCGCGCTCAGCGGACGGACAGCCGCTGCGCATCCGTTCGGAGTTCTTCGACGGGGAGCTGTCCGAGGGGACGCTCGTCCGGCTCGCCACGGCGCTCACCGCCACCGCCGTCACCGCCGCGGAGCGGGGAGGCGGCACGCGCCGGCTGACCTTCACCCCGATGGGCGGCGGATACGACCGTGTCGCCGAGCACGAGACGGCCTTCGCGCACCGCGGCCAGCGCTTCCTCCTCGAGCACGCCGCCGCGCCGGGAGACGACTGGGTCGACGTGTCGTGGACGACAGCGCATCCGGAGGCGTCCGGCCGGGTCTACCCGAACTTCCCGGATGCCGCCCTGACCGATCCCGTCGCGGCGTACCACGCGGGCAACGCCGCGCGTCTCGCGGAGGTGAAGCGGCACTACGACCCGCACGGCTTCTTCCGCTTCCCGCAAGCGATCGATCCGGGCACCACGAAACACGACACGAAAGAGGTTCGATCATGA
- a CDS encoding DeoR/GlpR family DNA-binding transcription regulator produces MLPPTTESLIARVTTGRRAERLVAILDLVTEHGTIGLTELSDTLGISAATARRDLSDLADQNLLLRTHGGASALERRRELPVVLRDTRFQEAKRAIARAMLRRLPSERHVVALGGGTTTASVARALANHRDITVVTNSLTIANLLSGYAGVRLAMTGGFLRPESLELVGALAESTFNAVNVGTAILGADGVSASAGVTTHDETEARTNRAMVAKAQRTVVVADGSKIGTVALAQIADAAEMELLITDSSADPAELERLRTAGVQIVIADEE; encoded by the coding sequence ATGCTCCCTCCGACCACCGAGTCACTGATCGCCCGCGTCACCACGGGACGGCGCGCCGAACGGCTGGTGGCCATCCTGGATCTGGTCACCGAGCACGGCACCATCGGCCTGACCGAACTCTCCGACACGCTCGGGATCTCCGCAGCCACCGCCCGCAGGGACCTCTCCGACCTCGCCGACCAGAACCTCCTGCTGCGCACCCACGGAGGAGCGTCAGCGCTGGAGCGCCGCAGGGAACTCCCCGTCGTGCTGCGGGACACCCGGTTCCAGGAGGCGAAGCGTGCCATCGCTCGCGCGATGCTGCGGCGCCTGCCGTCGGAGCGCCACGTGGTCGCGCTGGGCGGCGGCACGACGACGGCGAGCGTCGCCAGGGCCCTCGCCAACCACCGGGACATCACCGTAGTGACCAACTCGCTCACCATCGCGAACCTGCTCTCCGGCTACGCGGGCGTGCGGCTCGCCATGACCGGCGGGTTCCTGCGCCCCGAGTCCCTCGAACTCGTCGGAGCCCTTGCCGAGAGCACCTTCAACGCCGTCAACGTCGGCACCGCCATCCTCGGGGCGGACGGCGTCAGCGCCTCCGCCGGCGTCACCACGCACGACGAGACGGAGGCTCGGACCAACCGCGCGATGGTCGCGAAGGCCCAGCGCACGGTCGTCGTCGCCGACGGGTCGAAGATCGGCACCGTCGCACTCGCCCAGATCGCCGACGCCGCCGAGATGGAGCTGCTCATCACCGACAGCTCGGCCGACCCCGCCGAGCTGGAACGCCTGCGCACTGCCGGCGTGCAGATCGTCATCGCGGACGAGGAGTGA
- a CDS encoding SDR family NAD(P)-dependent oxidoreductase, giving the protein MTDIDRLPDAIRPPEPGLIALVTGANSGIGLETARHLIGLGVTVWVGARHLGKGQTAAAELGSSAHAVQLDVTDPSSVEAAVLQVGSVDILVNNAGVNPGGEDIDGTSIEQFRVAYETNVFGLIGVTQAFLPALRRSEHPRIVNVSSGTGSLTWNSGQNPQFDWERVKGGGIAYRSSKTAVNAVTLLMAQALGESVKVNALAPGLRRTNLVAGMSVGGDPAEAAAGAVRLALLPDDGPTGALWSWDGTRAPW; this is encoded by the coding sequence ATGACAGACATCGACCGTCTCCCCGACGCGATCAGGCCGCCGGAACCCGGCCTGATTGCACTCGTCACCGGAGCGAACAGCGGCATCGGACTGGAAACAGCGCGACACCTGATCGGTCTCGGCGTGACCGTCTGGGTCGGAGCACGCCACCTCGGCAAAGGGCAGACGGCCGCCGCCGAACTGGGCTCGTCCGCGCACGCCGTGCAGCTGGATGTGACGGACCCGTCATCGGTCGAGGCGGCCGTTCTCCAGGTCGGGTCAGTGGACATCCTGGTCAACAACGCGGGCGTGAACCCCGGCGGGGAGGACATCGACGGCACCAGCATCGAGCAGTTCCGCGTCGCGTACGAGACGAACGTGTTCGGCCTCATCGGCGTTACGCAGGCGTTCCTCCCCGCGCTGCGGAGGTCGGAGCACCCGCGCATCGTCAACGTGTCCAGCGGAACGGGATCGCTCACCTGGAACAGCGGCCAGAACCCCCAGTTCGACTGGGAGCGGGTCAAGGGCGGCGGGATCGCGTACCGGAGCTCGAAGACGGCCGTCAACGCCGTCACGCTGCTCATGGCTCAGGCGCTCGGCGAGAGCGTCAAGGTGAACGCCCTCGCGCCCGGGCTGCGCCGTACCAATCTCGTCGCCGGGATGTCGGTCGGCGGAGACCCGGCGGAGGCTGCCGCGGGAGCCGTGCGGCTCGCACTCCTCCCGGACGACGGCCCGACGGGAGCGCTCTGGTCCTGGGACGGCACCCGCGCGCCCTGGTAG
- a CDS encoding MarR family winged helix-turn-helix transcriptional regulator, translating into MSQSPRSLDQTELGAYFALIEVSSLLRHAVEQQLREAGDLSYVQFQLLARLGDSPAGSHRMTDLADGVVYSRSGLTYQAQVLDERGLVTRAPSADDERSTTVTITDAGRDVLSRVFPGHIAVLDELLYEPLARADVEALARILGAVRDHMRSAPPRSAAPRRRAAR; encoded by the coding sequence ATGTCCCAATCGCCCCGCTCCCTCGACCAGACCGAGCTGGGCGCCTACTTCGCGCTCATCGAGGTCAGCAGCCTGCTCCGGCACGCGGTCGAACAGCAGCTGCGCGAAGCCGGCGACCTCAGCTACGTGCAGTTCCAGCTGCTCGCACGCCTCGGCGACTCCCCGGCGGGCAGCCACCGGATGACCGACCTCGCCGACGGCGTCGTCTACAGCCGCAGCGGCCTTACCTACCAGGCGCAGGTGCTCGACGAGCGCGGACTGGTGACGCGCGCACCATCGGCCGACGACGAACGCAGCACCACCGTCACGATCACCGACGCCGGGCGCGACGTCCTCTCCCGCGTCTTCCCCGGCCACATCGCGGTGCTCGACGAGCTGCTCTACGAGCCCCTTGCCCGGGCAGACGTCGAAGCGCTCGCACGCATCCTGGGAGCGGTCCGCGACCACATGCGCTCCGCCCCGCCCCGTTCCGCTGCGCCGCGGCGCCGCGCGGCGCGCTGA
- a CDS encoding ABC transporter ATP-binding protein, with protein MTGNTTTPALEIVGARLELGDGDARVTALDDVSLTVQPGEFVAVVGPSGSGKSSLLAIAGALGRPDSGTVRIHGTDITTLSKGAAARFRLSTIGFVFQSGNLLPALTASDQLRLTARLAGNRDADPAALLDAVGMSHRAGNRPGQLSGGERQRVGIARALVNNPSLLLVDEPTAALDRARSHEVVSLLAERAHASGVAVVMVTHDRGVLDYCDRVLEMTDGRLAELSPVV; from the coding sequence ATGACCGGAAACACCACCACCCCAGCACTCGAGATCGTCGGAGCACGCCTCGAGCTCGGCGACGGAGACGCCCGCGTCACCGCCCTCGACGACGTCTCGCTCACCGTCCAGCCCGGCGAGTTCGTCGCCGTCGTCGGTCCATCCGGCTCCGGCAAGTCGTCCCTTCTCGCGATTGCGGGAGCGCTCGGCCGGCCGGACAGCGGAACGGTGCGCATCCACGGCACGGACATCACCACACTCAGCAAAGGCGCGGCGGCACGCTTCCGCCTGTCGACGATCGGTTTCGTCTTCCAGTCCGGCAACCTCCTGCCCGCTCTGACAGCCTCCGACCAGCTGCGACTGACCGCCCGTCTGGCGGGCAACCGCGACGCGGACCCCGCAGCCCTCCTCGACGCGGTCGGCATGAGCCACCGCGCCGGCAACCGCCCCGGGCAGCTCTCCGGAGGCGAGCGCCAGCGCGTCGGCATCGCCCGCGCCCTGGTGAACAACCCGTCGCTCCTCCTCGTCGACGAGCCGACGGCTGCGCTCGACCGCGCGCGCAGCCACGAGGTGGTGAGCCTCCTGGCCGAGCGAGCCCACGCATCCGGAGTCGCCGTCGTCATGGTCACCCACGACCGCGGCGTCCTCGACTACTGCGACCGCGTGCTGGAGATGACTGACGGCCGGTTGGCGGAGCTCAGCCCGGTGGTGTGA
- a CDS encoding NAD(P)-binding domain-containing protein, which yields MRVGLLGTGPMTRAIGARLVQAGHTAVIGSRDAQRAAAVARDIGGDAHGTGYRDAAACEVVIVAVHDPVAVDVVAGLSEVLDGAVLIDLGNPLDPPHWESRYAGGPSLAERIADAAPGARVVKAFNTVYAELLALPSAAGSEPPQTFIASDDAEAAALVIALARELGTAPVDVGSLRMARHLEAVAGFEVAMVASGFAAAVATRLSAVPPA from the coding sequence ATGCGCGTCGGACTCCTCGGCACCGGCCCGATGACCAGAGCCATCGGCGCCCGCCTCGTGCAGGCAGGGCACACCGCCGTGATCGGCAGCAGGGACGCGCAGCGCGCAGCCGCCGTCGCGCGCGACATCGGCGGGGATGCGCACGGCACCGGATACCGGGATGCTGCGGCATGCGAGGTGGTCATCGTGGCCGTTCACGATCCCGTGGCGGTCGACGTGGTCGCCGGGCTCAGCGAGGTGCTCGACGGCGCCGTGCTGATCGACCTCGGCAACCCGCTCGATCCCCCGCACTGGGAGAGCCGATACGCCGGCGGCCCGTCCCTCGCCGAGCGGATCGCCGATGCCGCTCCCGGTGCGCGCGTGGTCAAGGCGTTCAACACCGTGTACGCCGAACTCCTCGCCCTCCCGTCCGCAGCGGGCTCAGAGCCGCCGCAGACGTTCATCGCGTCCGACGACGCAGAGGCCGCCGCCCTCGTCATCGCGCTCGCCCGCGAGCTGGGCACGGCCCCCGTGGATGTCGGTTCGCTGCGCATGGCCAGGCACCTGGAGGCCGTCGCCGGCTTCGAGGTGGCGATGGTCGCATCCGGGTTCGCTGCCGCTGTCGCGACACGGTTGTCGGCGGTGCCCCCGGCCTGA
- a CDS encoding DUF6597 domain-containing transcriptional factor: MTESYIERRPSPALAHVIRTVWVHRTGDAPYVQRHLPTGGVELHIPIGGAPTMIGPLTAHSIECIPPHTTIVGVRFFPGAPPPLPVVLDELVDTRIVLRDAWGGLADRLSDRMAEAGDVRRAVAVLEETLLHEFRRAERGGDRQVREAVAVLMPWHPVGIGDVAEHVALSESQLRRRSLQVVGLSPKVLQRTLRFQGFLALAQAGIAPSGRRGDDGIAGLAVDAGYADQAHLNRECLRLTGLTPRQLLHGDVERCACGHDHAASYLPFLATRTARPLTPPG; the protein is encoded by the coding sequence ATGACGGAGTCGTACATCGAGCGGCGGCCATCGCCTGCGCTCGCGCACGTGATCCGAACCGTGTGGGTGCACCGCACCGGCGACGCTCCGTACGTGCAGCGGCACCTGCCGACCGGGGGTGTCGAGCTGCACATCCCGATCGGTGGCGCGCCGACCATGATCGGGCCGCTCACAGCGCACAGCATCGAGTGCATCCCGCCGCACACGACCATCGTGGGGGTGCGGTTCTTCCCCGGTGCCCCGCCGCCGCTGCCCGTGGTGCTGGACGAGCTGGTGGACACGCGGATCGTTCTGCGCGACGCCTGGGGCGGCCTGGCCGACCGGCTCTCCGACCGGATGGCGGAGGCGGGGGATGTGCGCCGAGCGGTCGCCGTGCTCGAAGAGACGCTCCTCCACGAGTTCAGGAGGGCGGAGCGCGGCGGCGACCGCCAGGTGCGGGAGGCGGTGGCGGTGCTGATGCCCTGGCATCCCGTCGGGATCGGGGACGTCGCCGAACACGTCGCGCTCTCCGAGAGCCAGCTGCGCCGCCGCTCCCTGCAGGTGGTGGGCCTCAGCCCGAAGGTGCTGCAGCGAACGCTGCGGTTCCAGGGCTTCCTCGCGCTGGCGCAGGCCGGGATCGCCCCGAGCGGCAGGCGCGGAGACGACGGCATCGCGGGGCTCGCGGTCGACGCCGGATACGCCGACCAGGCCCACCTCAACCGCGAGTGCCTGCGGCTGACCGGTCTGACGCCGCGGCAGCTGCTGCACGGGGACGTGGAGCGGTGCGCGTGCGGGCACGATCACGCGGCGTCGTATCTGCCGTTCCTCGCGACCCGCACGGCGCGTCCGCTCACACCACCGGGCTGA
- a CDS encoding dihydrofolate reductase family protein produces MSKVICGLSVSVDGYITGRDPGPGRGLGDGGALFDWYGSGEVQSRVFDGFRLTEPSARVFDELASRVGATLAGHTTYTDSNDFAGGAPHPTAPLVVLSHSAFPPENERQTIVSTGIVDAVAAAKRAAGGKDVGLMGGVLVTEALAAGVVDELILHQVPILLGAGRRFFHELPGHIRLRILEVVSAPDVTHLHFEVER; encoded by the coding sequence ATGAGCAAAGTCATCTGCGGCCTGTCCGTCTCCGTCGACGGGTACATCACCGGGCGCGATCCCGGTCCCGGCCGCGGGCTCGGAGACGGCGGAGCGCTCTTCGACTGGTACGGCAGCGGCGAGGTGCAGAGCAGGGTGTTCGACGGGTTCCGGCTGACAGAGCCGAGCGCTCGCGTCTTCGACGAGCTCGCCTCCCGGGTGGGCGCAACCCTCGCCGGTCACACCACGTACACGGATTCCAACGACTTCGCGGGAGGGGCACCGCACCCCACCGCCCCGCTCGTGGTGCTCAGCCATTCGGCGTTCCCGCCGGAGAACGAGCGTCAGACCATCGTGAGCACCGGGATCGTGGATGCGGTCGCTGCGGCCAAACGCGCGGCCGGCGGTAAGGACGTCGGCCTGATGGGCGGGGTGCTCGTGACCGAGGCCCTCGCGGCGGGGGTTGTGGACGAGCTGATCCTGCACCAGGTGCCCATCCTGCTCGGGGCCGGCCGTCGCTTCTTCCACGAACTGCCCGGCCACATCCGGCTGCGCATCCTGGAGGTCGTGTCCGCGCCGGACGTCACCCACCTGCACTTCGAGGTCGAGCGATGA
- a CDS encoding NADP-dependent oxidoreductase: MKAVRFHEFGGPDVLRYEEADRPVAGEGQVLIRVAGSAVNPADSGIRSGTLPFPVTLPHVPGYDVSGTVEELGDGVTGFRVGDAVVGFLPMGEDGSAAEYVVAPAAVLAAAPSRIPLPDAAALPSVALTAWQALFDLAGLQGGQRLLIVGAGGAVGGYAIQLAKRAGAHVIATASPRSRASVLAAGADEVIDHTASGIVESVREPVDVLLNLAPISEEQFEALVPLVRDGGIVVATTAWMTTPGDDTRGVRTAGVFVEARADQLAQLVALVDSGELAVEVAKRVPLSELPEVAAGEIRGKVVVVPQ; this comes from the coding sequence ATGAAGGCAGTGCGTTTCCACGAGTTCGGCGGACCGGATGTGCTCCGCTACGAAGAGGCGGACCGGCCCGTTGCCGGAGAGGGGCAGGTGCTCATCCGGGTGGCCGGCTCCGCAGTCAACCCCGCGGACAGCGGCATCCGGAGCGGCACGCTGCCCTTCCCGGTGACGCTGCCGCACGTCCCCGGCTACGACGTGTCAGGGACGGTCGAGGAGCTGGGCGACGGAGTCACCGGTTTCCGGGTCGGCGACGCGGTCGTCGGGTTCCTCCCGATGGGGGAGGACGGCTCCGCGGCCGAGTATGTCGTGGCGCCGGCGGCCGTGCTCGCTGCGGCTCCCTCGCGGATCCCGCTTCCGGATGCGGCCGCGCTGCCGTCGGTGGCGCTCACGGCCTGGCAGGCCCTGTTCGACCTCGCCGGCCTCCAGGGTGGTCAGCGCCTGCTGATCGTCGGAGCCGGGGGAGCGGTCGGCGGGTACGCCATCCAGCTCGCGAAGCGGGCGGGAGCACACGTGATCGCCACGGCCAGCCCGCGCAGCAGGGCGAGTGTGCTGGCGGCCGGAGCGGACGAGGTGATCGATCACACCGCATCCGGGATCGTCGAGTCGGTCCGCGAGCCGGTCGACGTGCTGCTGAACCTCGCGCCGATCAGCGAGGAGCAGTTCGAGGCGCTCGTTCCCCTGGTGCGCGACGGCGGCATCGTCGTCGCGACGACCGCGTGGATGACGACGCCGGGCGACGACACCCGGGGTGTGCGCACGGCCGGAGTCTTCGTCGAAGCCAGGGCGGACCAGCTGGCGCAGCTGGTGGCACTCGTCGACAGCGGAGAGCTGGCCGTCGAGGTCGCCAAGCGTGTTCCGCTGAGCGAGCTGCCGGAGGTCGCGGCCGGGGAGATTCGCGGGAAGGTCGTCGTGGTTCCGCAGTGA
- a CDS encoding ABC transporter permease — MFLALRELRFARGRFTLMGIVIALIAVLVVLLSGLSSGLVNDGVSGLKSMPATAFAFDKGTITDNAFSRSLVDKKQLNSWQDADGVAQAEPMGVSIVNGVTDSDKQVDLTLFGVEPGGFLDPAVSSGTRLSGPAGIVVSETAKDAGLKLGSTVKLDRSNVELTVVGFTEGQATFGHVDVAYLPIGTWQLIASNTAPAGAPTQAAIDQVAYDYSSVVAIKAKDGVTPDFAAIDKTAGTMTMTRTAAFNASPGYEAETMTLTMIQVFLYAICALVVGAFFTVWTIQRTHEIAVLRAVGASTGYLLRDSLAQGTILLVGFTALGVAAGVGMGALMPDAMPFDLEAGPIAIASLLTIVLGIIGAGIAVLRISRVDPITALGGQR, encoded by the coding sequence ATGTTCCTCGCTCTGCGCGAACTGCGGTTCGCTCGAGGCCGCTTCACCCTGATGGGCATCGTGATCGCACTGATCGCCGTGCTCGTGGTGCTGCTCTCCGGCCTCTCCTCCGGTCTCGTCAACGACGGTGTCTCCGGCCTGAAATCCATGCCGGCCACCGCGTTCGCTTTCGACAAAGGCACCATCACCGACAACGCCTTCAGCCGGTCGCTCGTCGACAAGAAGCAGCTGAACTCCTGGCAGGATGCCGACGGCGTCGCTCAGGCGGAGCCGATGGGCGTCAGCATCGTCAATGGCGTCACAGACTCCGACAAGCAGGTGGACCTCACTCTGTTCGGCGTCGAGCCTGGCGGCTTCCTCGACCCCGCCGTCTCCAGCGGAACCCGGCTCTCCGGCCCGGCGGGAATCGTCGTGTCCGAGACCGCGAAGGACGCCGGGCTGAAGCTCGGCAGCACGGTGAAGCTGGATCGCTCGAACGTGGAGTTGACCGTCGTCGGCTTCACCGAAGGCCAGGCGACCTTCGGCCACGTGGACGTCGCGTACCTCCCCATCGGCACCTGGCAGCTGATCGCCTCGAACACGGCCCCGGCCGGTGCGCCGACCCAGGCCGCGATCGACCAGGTCGCATACGACTACTCGAGCGTCGTCGCCATCAAGGCGAAAGACGGCGTCACCCCCGACTTCGCCGCGATCGACAAGACGGCGGGCACCATGACGATGACACGCACGGCCGCATTCAACGCCTCCCCCGGGTACGAGGCCGAGACGATGACGCTGACCATGATCCAGGTGTTCCTCTACGCCATCTGCGCCCTCGTGGTCGGAGCGTTCTTCACGGTGTGGACCATCCAGCGCACCCACGAGATCGCCGTGCTGCGGGCGGTCGGCGCATCCACCGGCTACCTCCTGCGTGACAGCCTCGCCCAGGGAACGATCCTGCTCGTCGGCTTCACCGCCCTCGGCGTCGCAGCGGGTGTCGGGATGGGCGCGCTCATGCCGGACGCCATGCCGTTCGACCTGGAGGCCGGCCCGATCGCCATCGCCTCCCTTCTCACCATCGTCCTCGGGATCATCGGAGCCGGGATCGCCGTCCTCCGCATCTCCCGAGTCGACCCCATCACCGCTCTCGGAGGACAACGATGA
- a CDS encoding TetR/AcrR family transcriptional regulator, whose amino-acid sequence MPKISAPTVAEHRVAKRAALLTATEHLLVDVGLAGVTPRSIAERAGLARSSFYEYFGSRDDILAAVAIAAFDRWAEEIDEALAGVPESDRMRAYVEATMRMTADGKHSIASILQQADISPTKYDDIMALHTTLLRPINTLLRETGVPDPDAHATLIQGLLNAGVQLVTHGVDPDAATAMIADLLAKGLPADASI is encoded by the coding sequence ATGCCGAAGATCTCCGCCCCCACCGTCGCCGAGCATCGCGTCGCGAAGCGCGCAGCCCTCCTGACGGCGACAGAACACCTCCTCGTCGACGTCGGACTCGCCGGGGTCACCCCGCGGTCGATCGCCGAACGCGCCGGACTCGCGCGGTCGAGCTTCTACGAGTACTTCGGCTCCCGCGACGACATCCTGGCCGCCGTCGCCATCGCGGCATTCGATCGCTGGGCGGAGGAGATCGACGAAGCGCTGGCCGGCGTTCCGGAGTCCGACCGGATGCGCGCGTACGTCGAGGCGACCATGCGCATGACGGCGGACGGAAAGCACTCCATCGCGTCCATCCTGCAGCAGGCGGACATCTCGCCGACCAAGTACGACGACATCATGGCCCTGCACACCACGCTGCTGCGACCCATCAACACCCTTCTCCGCGAGACGGGTGTGCCCGACCCGGATGCGCACGCGACCCTCATCCAGGGCCTCCTGAACGCCGGTGTGCAGCTCGTCACCCACGGCGTCGACCCGGATGCTGCGACCGCCATGATCGCCGACCTCCTCGCGAAGGGACTGCCTGCAGACGCGTCGATTTGA
- a CDS encoding NAD(P)-dependent oxidoreductase, with protein sequence MILVTGGLGMIGAHTAAALADSGEEVVVTAHRSTRIPSFLAGRVQVETIDVTDRDAVLALGERYDIRDIVHLAGSIPDGDPLAFFRHDLAGLLTMLEAAQAWSVRRFAVASSIGVYTGRPEIPWDEELALPLADLPHAIVAFKKAVEPLTLFALAGTGVQPVLLRIGGTWGPLMDPESPFSIIPPYVGALRRGEQPPPLYADDGGDWGYAPDNGRAIALLITADTLEHTAYNVSSGTRYTNRELVEALAAALPGTRVDLLDGRSSDAGDDPYLDIRRLTAATGFAPRFDLRAAVADYVAWRAGNDR encoded by the coding sequence ATGATCCTGGTCACCGGAGGGCTCGGGATGATCGGGGCGCACACCGCCGCCGCCCTCGCCGACAGCGGGGAGGAGGTGGTGGTGACCGCGCACCGCTCCACGCGCATCCCGTCGTTCCTCGCCGGGCGCGTGCAGGTGGAGACGATCGACGTCACAGACAGGGACGCGGTTCTGGCTCTGGGGGAGCGGTACGACATCCGGGACATCGTGCACCTCGCCGGGAGCATCCCGGACGGCGACCCTCTCGCATTCTTCCGGCACGACCTGGCCGGGCTGCTCACCATGCTGGAGGCGGCGCAGGCGTGGTCGGTGCGCCGGTTCGCGGTCGCGAGCAGCATCGGGGTCTACACCGGGCGCCCGGAGATCCCGTGGGACGAGGAACTGGCGCTCCCGCTCGCGGACCTGCCGCACGCGATCGTCGCGTTCAAGAAGGCGGTCGAGCCGCTCACCCTGTTCGCCCTCGCGGGGACCGGTGTGCAGCCCGTGCTGCTGCGCATCGGCGGCACCTGGGGGCCGCTGATGGATCCGGAGTCGCCGTTCAGCATCATCCCGCCATACGTCGGAGCGCTCCGCAGGGGCGAGCAACCGCCTCCGCTGTACGCCGACGACGGCGGCGATTGGGGATACGCGCCGGACAACGGAAGGGCGATCGCGCTGCTGATTACCGCCGACACGCTCGAGCACACGGCGTACAACGTGTCGAGCGGCACGCGCTACACCAACCGGGAACTGGTCGAAGCGCTCGCTGCCGCGCTGCCGGGCACCAGGGTCGACCTGCTGGACGGGCGTTCCTCCGACGCGGGCGACGATCCGTACCTCGACATCCGGCGGCTCACGGCCGCCACCGGGTTCGCGCCGCGGTTCGACCTGCGGGCGGCGGTGGCCGATTACGTGGCCTGGCGCGCGGGCAACGACCGTTAG
- a CDS encoding TetR family transcriptional regulator: MAWDTDGTQRRLRDAALVEFAEHGFEGTTVAAIASRSGVNKERLYRYFGDKEALWNLVLTTELERLSAAVTLTGAGLDDIGEFAGATYDYHSAHPELGRLLQWEGLQSGPPAHAEVRTEHYREKVARFAAAQRDGLIDQAIDPAHLVFSLIALAAWWQTVPQLAEMITGAGPDDQAERAARRGFVVEAARRLASPARR; the protein is encoded by the coding sequence ATGGCATGGGACACCGACGGCACGCAGCGCCGACTCCGCGACGCCGCTCTCGTCGAGTTCGCCGAACACGGCTTCGAGGGTACGACCGTGGCCGCCATCGCCTCCCGGTCCGGTGTCAACAAGGAGAGGCTCTACCGCTACTTCGGCGACAAGGAGGCCCTCTGGAACCTGGTGCTGACCACCGAGCTGGAGCGACTGTCCGCCGCCGTCACCCTCACCGGGGCCGGGCTGGACGACATCGGCGAGTTCGCCGGTGCGACCTACGACTACCACTCGGCGCATCCGGAGCTCGGCCGCCTGCTGCAGTGGGAGGGCCTGCAGTCCGGGCCGCCCGCCCACGCCGAGGTGCGCACGGAGCACTACCGCGAGAAGGTGGCTCGCTTCGCCGCCGCCCAGCGTGACGGCTTGATCGACCAGGCGATCGATCCCGCTCACCTCGTCTTCTCCCTGATCGCACTGGCGGCGTGGTGGCAGACGGTGCCTCAGCTGGCCGAGATGATCACCGGTGCAGGCCCGGACGACCAGGCTGAGCGCGCGGCACGGCGCGGCTTCGTGGTGGAGGCGGCGCGGCGGCTGGCGTCACCAGCCCGCCGCTGA